Proteins co-encoded in one Leptospiraceae bacterium genomic window:
- a CDS encoding DoxX family protein, protein MKDKITIILRILTALIFLQTLYFKFSASPESVYIFSKLGLEPYGRIASGIAELVTAVLLLLPATFILGAFISILIISGAILSHLTLLGIVVMDDGGLLFILAISIFIFSILILFLKKEGVVQVLNQLGLKKGV, encoded by the coding sequence ATGAAAGATAAAATTACAATTATTCTTCGCATTTTGACAGCGCTTATATTTCTTCAGACTTTGTATTTCAAATTTTCGGCAAGCCCTGAATCAGTTTATATTTTTTCTAAATTAGGCTTGGAACCGTATGGTAGAATTGCTTCTGGAATAGCGGAATTAGTCACTGCTGTCTTACTCTTATTACCCGCTACTTTTATACTTGGCGCTTTCATTTCTATTCTGATTATTTCGGGTGCAATTCTGAGTCATTTGACTTTACTTGGGATTGTAGTAATGGACGATGGTGGGTTGCTGTTTATTTTAGCGATTTCCATTTTTATTTTTTCTATTTTAATTTTATTCTTAAAGAAAGAAGGCGTAGTCCAAGTATTAAACCAGTTGGGTTTAAAAAAAGGAGTTTAA